One genomic segment of Salminus brasiliensis chromosome 6, fSalBra1.hap2, whole genome shotgun sequence includes these proteins:
- the wasa gene encoding uncharacterized protein wasa codes for MKRGSKNKNQDNVGSSLLSLQENEKVDDLLGRRCVSLCTTVVQMFMALPHSPYNWSLQHSGVLCFIKDNPLRSYFIRLYDIKAGKLLWEQELYNQLTYHRARAFFHTFPADDCQVGLNFADEQEAESFFSIVDEKINQRINRLENRQGKGRSRDDALPPLPPNGSGNFSSLPLGSLNIQNEVAPTKSKKEKKEKEKKSKKKGSKLSKALIGAPSGFTHVTHLGMETNSVDPDLMKLLSRAGISEADLKDSETSKMIYDIIERSGGMEAVKKEMDQQDRALPPLPGARQASLPPPPPGSASHPSQSRLGPLPPPPGGGPPTEGRRSSSALGPLPPPPSGGRTGPLPPPPGAASQTSGPQGGRRATVPQITPSPSVGARSGPLPPVPGGRSGPLPPPPGGQVSSSALPPRSGSMPPPPGRGSGPLPPPPGGRRESLPPPRAGRNEPPPPLPGGRSGPMPPPPGRRSGSLPTPPSMQNDFLPPPPIAESFLPPPPSDFLPPPDLEALPPPPPEDSYFRPPAAAMAPPPPANSSQGGPPPPPPPPPPPAAPLPSTKPPAPGGPPPAVASSGGGGRGALLDQIRTGMKLKTVTASPDPPPSAAADTGEGIVGALMMVMQKRSKVIHSSDEGDEFDDEEDDDDEWD; via the exons ATGAAGAGAGGGTCAAAGAATAAAAATCAGGACAATGTGGGCAGTTCTCTGCTCAGTCTGCAGGAGAATGAAAAGGTGGATGATCTTCTGGGCAGGAGGTGTGTG tcTCTGTGTACGACAGTGGTGCAGATGTTCATGGCTCTGCCACACAGCCCCTACAACTGGAGTCTGCAGCACTCAGGAGTGCTCTGTTTCATCAAGGACAATCCTCTGCGCTCCTACTTCATCCGCCTCTACGACATCAAG GCAGGTAAACTGCTGTGGGAACAGGAGCTCTACAATCAGCTGACCTACCACCGAGCCAGGGCCTTCTTCCACACGTTCCCCGCAGAC GACTGCCAGGTGGGCCTGAACTTTGCTGATGAGCAAGAGGCAGAGAGCTTCTTCTCTATAGTGGACGAGAAGATCAACCAGAGAATTAATCGCTTGG AAAATCGCCAAGGGAAAGGCCGGTCTAGAG ATGATGCCCTGCCCCCACTGCCTCCTAATG GCTCTGGGAATTTCTCTTCACTACCTTTGGGAAGCCTCAACATCCAGAATGAGGTTGCTCCCACCAAAtcgaaaaaagagaaaaaggagaaagagaaaaaaagcaaaaagaagGGCTCCAAACTGTCCAAGGCATTAATCGGAGCACCTAGCGGTTTCAC TCATGTTACACATCTGGGTATGGAGACCAACAGCGTGGATCCAGACCTGATGAAGCTGCTGTCCCGCGCAGGGATCAGCGAGGCTGATCTGAAAGACTCAGAGACTTCGAAGATGATCTACGATATCATTGAGCGCTCTGGTGGAATGGAGGCAGTGAAGAAGGAAATGGATCAGCAGG ATCGTGCTCTTCCTCCACTTCCTGGAGCCCGACAGGCTTCTCTCCCCCCGCCACCCCCTGGATCTGCCTCCCACCCCTCTCAGTCTCGTCTGGGACCACTACCTCCGCCTCCTGGAGGTGGTCCACCCACTGAAGGCCGTCGGTCCTCATCAGCACTTGGTCCTCTTCCACCTCCGCCCTCTGGAGGCCGTACGGGACctttaccaccaccaccaggaGCAGCATCTCAAACTTCTGGTCCACAAGGAGGGCGTAGAGCTACGGTACCACAAATTACACCTTCACCCTCAGTAGGAGCCCGGAGTGGACCTTTACCTCCAGTCCCAGGGGGTCGGAGTGGACCGCTTCCACCTCCACCAGGAGGGCAGGTTTCATCATCAGCACTCCCTCCAAGAAGTGGATCCATGCCTCCTCCTCCAGGGAGGGGTAGCGGACCCTTGCCCCCACCTCCAGGAGGACGGAGAGAATCTTTACCACCCCCTCGAGCTGGACGAAATGAACCTCCTCCTCCATTACCCGGAGGACGAAGTGGACCAATGCCACCTCCACCAGGCAGGAGATCTGGTTCCTTACCCACACCTCCATCTATGCAAAATGATTTTCTGCCACCTCCTCCAATTGCTGAATCATTTCTTCCTCCTCCCCCCTCGGATTTCCTCCCACCACCGGACTTAGAAGCCttacctccacctccaccagaaGATTCCTACTTCCGTCCTCCAGCCGCAGCCATGGCCCCACCTCCCCCGGCCAATTCCAGCCAAGGAGGGCCACCTCCgcctccaccacctcctccacctcctgctGCCCCGCTACCCAGTACTAAACCTCCAGCCCCTGGTGGTCCACCTCCTGCTGTAGCCAGCAGCGGTGGAGGAGGTAGAGGAGCATTATTGGACCAAATACGCACAGGAATGAAACTGAAAACG GTAACCGCAAGCCCTGATCCTCCACCGTCTGCAGCAGCAGATACAGGAGAGGGAATTGTGGGTGCTCTCATGATGGTCATGCAGAAGAGAAGTAAAGTCATCCACTCCTCCG ATGAAGGGGAcgaatttgatgatgaagaggatgatgatgatgagtggGATTAG
- the slc38a5a gene encoding sodium-coupled neutral amino acid transporter 3 — MELQKMANGHHEPTPGKMTLEDGFDSLESMAERDQFLPPKTDVKGEAKFTDFEGKTSFGMSIFNLSNAIMGSGILGLAYAMSNTGIILFLLLLTFMAILSAFSIHLLLKSAGVVGIRAYEQLGLRAFGQPGKIIAACIITIHNIGAMSSYLYIVKIELPSVIIGLLGQEISSGEWYIEGNYLIMIVSVCVILPLALMRRLGYLGYTSGFSLTCMVFFLISVIYKKFVTECPFASSNSTQMLIPAVNISDNNTCKAELVTLTPQAAYTIPILAFAFVCHPEVLPIYTELRKPTKKRMQNIANVSILAMFIMYLLTAIFGYLTFYGSVGEELLKSYSTTDTLMLCVRFAVLVAVTLTVPVVLFPIRRAILQLLFPDKPFHWVRHTLIAICLLFLVNLLVVFVPNIKEIFGVIGATSAPSLIFILPGIFYTRIVPEEQEPLKSRPKIMAIMFAALGFIFMICSISFIILQWVTGESTGAGGH; from the exons ATGGAGCTTCAGAAGATGGCTAATGGTCACCATGAACCCACCCCTGGGAAAATGACTCTGGAGGATGG ATTTGATTCTCTGGAGAGCatggcagagagagaccagtttcTACCCCCGAAGACTGACGTGAAGGGAGAAGCCAAGTTTACAGAT TTTGAGGGGAAGACCTCATTTGGGATGTCCATCTTCAATCTCAGCAATGCCATCATGGGCAGTGGCATTTTAGGATTGGCCTACGCAATGTCCAACACCGGCATTATCCTCTTTCT ACTTTTGTTGACCTTCATGGCCATTCTGTCTGCATTCTCCATTCACCTGCTGCTGAAGAGTGCAGGAGTGGTTG gaattcgTGCATATGAACAGTTAGGTTTGCGAGCATTCGGGCAGCCAGGGAAGATCATAGCAGCCTGCATTATAACCATTCATAACATCGGGG CTATGTCAAGCTACCTGTATATTGTGAAGATTGAGCTGCCCTCTGTTATAATAGGTCTTTTGGGTCAAGAGATAAGCTCGGG GGAATGGTATATAGAAGGGAACTACCTCATCATGATCGTCAGTGTCTGCGTTATCTTACCCCTTGCTCTCATGCGACGGCTTG GTTACCTGGGCTACACCAGTGGCTTCTCTCTCACCTGCATGGTTTTCTTCCTCATATCT GTCATCTATAAGAAGTTTGTCACAGAGTGTCCATTTGCTAGCAGCAACTCCACGCAAATGCTCATCCCTGCTGTGAACATCTCAGACAACAACACATGTAAAGCTGAACTGGTTACTCTCACACCACAG GCTGCGTATACTATTCCTATTCTGGCCTTCGCGTTTGTGTGTCACCCTGAGGTTCTGCCCATCTATACTGAACTCCGGAA GCCAACAAAGAAACGCATGCAAAATATTGCTAACGTCTCCATATTGGCTATGTTCATCATGTATCTACTGACTGCAATCTTCGGCTACCTCACTTTCTATG GTAGCGTGGGGGAAGAGCTGCTGAAGAGTTACAGTACGACTGACACACTGATGTTGTGTGTGCGTTTTGCAGTGCTGGTCGCCGTCACCCTGACTGTTCCTGTCGTTCTCTTCCCA ATCCGCCGTGCAATCCTGCAGCTGCTGTTCCCTGATAAGCCTTTCCACTGGGTTCGTCATACTTTGATTGCTATATGCCTCCTCTTCTTAGTCAATCTGCTTGTTGTCTTCGTGCCCAACATCAAGGAAATTTTTGGCGTCATTG GGGCCACATCTGCTCCCAGTCTTATTTTTATACTGCCCGGAATATTCTACACCCGCATCGTTCCTGAAGAGCAGGAGCCTCTGAAGTCTCGCCCTAAAATAATG GCGATCATGTTTGCTGCTCTGGGCTTCATCTTCATGATCTGCAGCATTAGCTTCATCATCTTGCAGTGGGTGACTGGGGAGTCTACAGGAGCCGGAGGACACTAA